From a single Candidatus Omnitrophota bacterium genomic region:
- a CDS encoding sulfatase produces MMMEAALHHRREFMKRTGKTLMGAAALTKLTGAAAASAQEKLNFVVILIDDMGWTDLHCFGSDFYETPNIDRLAAQGMKFTNAYSACTVCSPTRASLLTGKYPATLRLTDWIAGHKRPWAKLSVPEFNQELPLQEKTIAEMLKPLGYVCGSIGKWHLGTEPFFPDKQGFDVNIAGTELGQPRAGYFSPYKIPTLADGPEGEYLTDRMGVEAVKFIQENKNRPFFLYLPHFAVHTPLQAKKELIEKYKTKIQPDADQKNSVYAAMIQCTDEAVGKVMTALEKAKIADKTVVIFTSDNGGLIGSTSNKPLRAGKGSAYEGGVRVPAIVRWPGVVEQGSVCEEPIISADIYPAIREISGARDENSSVEGVSFLPLLRRTRGLKREALYWHYPHYHPGGAAPYSAIRKGDWRLIEFFEERRLELYNLKEDIGETKNLAEIMPEKTQELYAMLAEWRRKCNAQFPAINPDYDPAREKDGPGGRRK; encoded by the coding sequence TTATGAAGCGGACGGGAAAAACTTTGATGGGCGCTGCGGCGCTTACTAAGCTGACCGGCGCGGCGGCGGCGTCCGCTCAGGAAAAACTTAATTTTGTTGTGATTCTCATCGATGATATGGGCTGGACCGACCTGCATTGCTTTGGCAGCGATTTTTACGAGACGCCGAATATCGACCGGCTGGCGGCGCAGGGGATGAAATTCACCAACGCTTATTCCGCCTGTACGGTCTGTTCGCCGACGCGGGCGAGTCTGTTGACGGGAAAATATCCCGCCACGCTGCGCCTTACAGATTGGATCGCCGGGCATAAGCGTCCGTGGGCCAAACTGAGCGTGCCGGAATTCAACCAGGAATTGCCGTTGCAGGAGAAGACGATCGCCGAAATGCTCAAGCCGCTGGGCTACGTCTGCGGCAGCATCGGCAAATGGCATCTGGGAACGGAGCCTTTCTTTCCCGATAAGCAGGGTTTCGACGTCAATATCGCCGGTACGGAACTAGGGCAACCGCGCGCGGGGTATTTTTCTCCTTATAAAATTCCTACGCTCGCAGACGGGCCGGAGGGCGAATATCTGACCGACCGCATGGGCGTTGAGGCGGTGAAATTCATCCAAGAAAATAAAAATCGGCCATTCTTCCTTTATTTGCCTCATTTCGCCGTTCATACTCCCTTGCAAGCAAAAAAGGAGTTAATCGAAAAATACAAAACAAAAATTCAGCCAGACGCCGATCAGAAGAACTCCGTCTACGCCGCCATGATCCAATGTACGGACGAAGCGGTGGGCAAAGTCATGACGGCGTTGGAAAAGGCGAAAATCGCCGATAAGACCGTCGTAATTTTCACCAGCGACAACGGCGGACTCATTGGCTCCACCAGCAACAAGCCGCTGCGCGCGGGCAAGGGATCGGCTTACGAAGGCGGCGTACGCGTTCCCGCCATCGTAAGGTGGCCAGGCGTGGTCGAGCAAGGAAGCGTCTGCGAAGAGCCAATCATCAGCGCCGATATTTATCCCGCCATCCGGGAAATTTCGGGAGCGCGGGACGAGAATAGCAGCGTGGAAGGCGTAAGTTTCTTGCCTTTACTTCGGCGGACGAGAGGGCTGAAGCGGGAAGCGCTCTATTGGCATTATCCGCATTATCATCCCGGCGGCGCGGCGCCTTATTCCGCCATTCGCAAAGGCGATTGGCGGCTGATCGAGTTTTTCGAGGAGCGGCGGTTGGAGTTATATAATTTGAAGGAGGATATCGGCGAGACGAAAAACCTGGCGGAGATCATGCCGGAGAAAACACAGGAACTCTACGCCATGCTGGCGGAATGGCGGCGGAAATGCAACGCCCAGTTTCCCGCCATCAATCCCGATTACGATCCCGCGCGCGAGAAGGACGGCCCCGGGGGAAGAAGGAAATGA